In Paenibacillus sonchi, the genomic stretch GGGTAAGGTTCCTGTTTGAAGCCCTCTACCAGTACATAATCATAGCCGGCAAAAGCTTCAATCAGCTCCGCCAGACTGCTTGTCCGTTCCTGAATCACCGACGTCCGGGCAGCGCTGGTGATGGCAACCGCTGAAGCCCCGGCCTGCCGCTGCTTCCAGGTATCCGTTCCCTCATGGTCCATCTCAAAATCATGGCCGTCATGCTTGATGACCGCTACTGTGCAGCCTTTTTTACGCAACAGCGGAATCAATTCGCAGAGCAGGGTCGTTTTGCCGCTGTTTTTATAACCCACGATCTGGCACACGGCAGGTCTGCTGCTCCCTTTTTTCAAATATAAGAATTTATATGCTTCACGCTATAAATTTTCCTTCTATTTCTCACTGAAACGGTACCGTCCTTAAAAAGGACGGCAAAGCCGTTTCTACTTGTCATCTTTTGTTGTCTGCGCCGCCTCATTCCAGCAGCCTCCCATCCAGCATTACCTGTCTCAGGCCGATTTAGCCCCGAATTTCACCAGGCAGCTTGAGTACTTTCACAGAATCTCCCGCAGTTATTCCCCGTTCCTCCGGCGGGATCACGATTAGGCAGTCACTATCCTTAATCGTTACCATCACAGAGGATTCATCAATGGCGGCCGGATAGGCATAAAGCTGCCCTTCATGAATCTCCAGCCGGGCACGGACAAAGCGGGTGTAATTATTCACTTTGTTATAATCTGCTCCCAGCACCGCTGTCCATTCCGGAAGGAATGGCTGGTCAGCCCCTTGCATCTGCAGGATGGCAGGCCGGGCGAACAGATGAAATCCAACAAAACAGGCACCCGGATTGCCCGACAACGCCAGTAAAAGCGTTCCTCCCCGGACAGCAGCCGTTGTCACACTTCCAGGACGCATCGTCACCTTGTTGAACAGCATGTCCCCGCTGTTCTCGCGGATCAGATCTCCCATGATGTCATAATCCCCGACAGACACCCCTCCAGTGGTAATCACCACATCATAACTTTCCAGAGCGATCTGCACCTTGCTTCGCGCCTGTTCAATATCATCCACAATTGCCCCAAGCATCACCGGCTCCCCGCCACACTCACGCACCAGCGCTTCCAGCATAGGAGAATTGCTGTTTCTTATTTTGCCGGGAACAAGCGGTTCGTGAACGTCCAACAGCTCGGTTCCGGTTGCAAAGATGCCTACCCTGGGTCTGCGTATGACTTGTACCAAAGGGATTCCGAAAGCAGCCAGGACTGCAATATCGCCAGCCTTAATCATCCTTCCGGCGGAAAGCACAAGCTCTCCCTCCTTCAGCTCAAAGCCGCGCTGTGTCACATTTTTGCCAGCTGCCTGCGGCTTGCGGATACCCACCTGAAGCCTTCCGCCTTCTTCCCTGCTCTCCGTAGCTTCCAGCATCACCACCGTATCCGCGCCTGCCGGCACCTGGGCTCCTGTCATAATGCGGGCAGCCGTCCCTCTCCGGATATCGGCAGCAGGTACGGCGCCGCAAGGAATGTTGTCCACCACGTCCAGCCAGACCCGCTTGCCTTCCCCGCCTCCTCCGTGTCGGCGGCCATAAGCGCATAGCCGTCCATACCTGAACGGTTAAAGGCCGGGAACGGATGAGGCGCATAGACGGGCTCCGCCAAATAACGTCCCACACTCTGGTCCAGAGGCACCTTTTCCATCTGGAGCAGCTTGGCATATTCCATAATCCGCGACTGGGCTTCTGCAACCTGGAGCGCTTTACGGTGAAATTTAGAATCTTTTGCTTCCTCTTTACTGTTCATGTGTACCCAACCTCTTCATCTCGTTTTGTCATCAATTATTCTGAGTTGATCCACTGGCCATACAGGACTATTTTAACATGGCAGACCTTAAAGAGTTCAAAAAATAGATGCCACGCAATCAAGCGAAAGCATCTATCATTATAGAGATCTTCAAGTCCGCTGAGTTCAAATGAAACGGCAGTATTTGGCGGCGCGTTGTG encodes the following:
- the mobB gene encoding molybdopterin-guanine dinucleotide biosynthesis protein B — translated: MKKGSSRPAVCQIVGYKNSGKTTLLCELIPLLRKKGCTVAVIKHDGHDFEMDHEGTDTWKQRQAGASAVAITSAARTSVIQERTSSLAELIEAFAGYDYVLVEGFKQEPYPKIVLLRREEDIPLLGEASNIVAMAVWDSIRGMELPEVPGIHRFAVNDSLEIANLLWQQRSYFQNFSI